A genomic window from Lotus japonicus ecotype B-129 chromosome 1, LjGifu_v1.2 includes:
- the LOC130728467 gene encoding inositol hexakisphosphate and diphosphoinositol-pentakisphosphate kinase VIP2-like isoform X1 — protein sequence MTATVEEEAVAVKKITIGVCVMEKKVKCGSEVSSAPMEQILRRLQAFGEFEVIHFGDKVILEEPIERWPVCDCLVAFHSSGYPLKKAEAYAALRKPFLVNELEPQHLLHDRRKVYERLEMFGIPVPRYALVNREVPYQQLDYFIEEEDFVEVHGMRFWKPFVEKPIHGDNHSIMIYYPSSAGGGMKELFRKVGNRSSDFHPDVRRVRREGSYIYEEFMPTGGTDVKVYTVGPEYAHAEARKSPVVDGVVMRNPDGKEVRYPVLLTPAEKQMAREVCIAFRQSVCGFDLLRCEGRSYVCDVNGWSFVKNSHKYYDDAACVLRKMFLDAKAPHLSSAIPPTLPWKVNEPVQPSEGLTRQGSGIIGTFGQAEELRCVIAVIRHGDRTPKQKVKLKVTEEKLLNLMLKYNGGRPRAETKLKTAVQLQDLLDATRMLVPRTRPGRESDSEAEVEHGEKLRQVKAVLEEGGHFSGIYRKVQLKPLKWTKVTKNNGEGEEERPVEALMVLKYGGVLTHAGRKQAEELGRYFRNNMYPGEGTGLLRLHSTYRHDLKIYSSDEGRVQMSAAAFAKGLLDLEGQLTPILVSLVSKDSSMLDGLDNASIEMEEAKARLNEIITRSSKIVSSNEAPEVPWMVDGAGLPPNASELLPKLVSLIKKVTEQVRQLAKDENEKLTDTCLDDVIPPYDQAKALGKTNIDVDRIAAGLPCGSEGFLLMYARWKKLERDLYNERKERFDITQIPDVYDSCKYDLLHNAHLNLEGLDELFKVAQALADGVIPNEYGINPKQKLKIGSEIARRLLGKILIDLRNTREEALSVAELKSSQDHESSSTKTEKEDPKLLNKTDEGRKSSMSDMSMDQDDDDDKETKYRLDPKYANVKTPERHVRTRLYFTSESHIHSLMNVLRYCNLDDSLQEEESLVCYNALERLNRTKELDYMSYIVLRLFENTEVALEDPKKFRIELAFSRGADLSPLEENDTEAASLRQEHTLPIMGPERLQEIGSYLTLKKMEKMVRPFAMPAEDFPPPSTPAGFSGYFSKSVLERLVNLWPFHKHGNSNGK from the exons ATGGCCAGTATGTGATTGTTTGGTTGCTTTCCATTCCTCTGGATATCCCCTCAAAAAGGCTGAAGCATATGCTGCTTTGAGAAA ACCTTTTTTAGTAAATGAACTGGAGCCGCAACACCTTCTTCATGATCGAAGAAAAGTATATGAG CGTCTTGAAATGTTTGGGATCCCTGTTCCAAGATATGCCCTTGTAAATAGGGAAGTACCATACCAACAATTGGATTACTTCATTGAGGAAGAAGATTTTGTAGAGGTTCATGGTATGCGTTTCTGGAAGCCATTTGTGGAGAAGCCTATTCATG GTGATAACCACAGTATAATGATATACTATCCCAGTTCAGCTGGTGGAGGCATGAAGGAATTATTTAGGAAG GTTGGCAACAGGTCTAGTGACTTCCATCCCGATGTGAGAAGAGTGAGGCGTGAAGGCTCCTATATTTATGAAGAGTTCATGCCAACAGGAGGCACAGATGTTAAG GTGTACACAGTAGGCCCTGAATATGCTCATGCTGAGGCAAGGAAGTCCCCTGTTGTTGATGGTGTTGTTATGAGGAATCCCGATGGGAAGGAA GTCAGGTATCCAGTGTTACTGACTCCTGCTGAGAAACAAATGGCTAGAGAGGTTTGCATTGCATTCAGGCAATCG GTATGTGGATTTGATCTCCTGAGATGTGAGGGGCGCTCCTATGTTTGTGATGTGAATGGGTGGAGCTTtgtcaaaaattctcacaa ATATTATGATGATGCTGCCTGTGTGCTGCGGAAAATGTTTTTAGATGCAAAAGCACCTCATCTTTCTTCAGCAATTCCACCAACTTTACCATGGAAAGTAAATGAACCAGTCCAACCATCTGAGGGACTTACCCGTCAGGGTAGTGGTATTATTGGCACTTTTGGACAAGCTGAGGAACTACGATGTGTGATTGCTGTTATTCGTCA TGGTGATAGAACTCCTAAACAGAAGGTGAAGCTAAAAGTTACTGAGGAAAAGCTGCTGAACCTAATGTTGAAATACAATGGAGGCCGACCTAGAGCTGAG ACAAAGCTTAAAACTGCTGTTCAACTACAAGATCTGTTAGATGCTACACGCATGCTGGTTCCTCGTACCAG ACCAGGTCGAGAAAGTGATAGTGAGGCTGAAGTTGAACATGGTGAAAAGCTTCGTCAAGTCAAAGCTGTTCTTGAAGAG GGAGGACATTTCTCCGGCATATATAGAAAGGTTCAACTAAAGCCACTTAAATGGACCAAAGTAACAAAAAACAATGGTGAAGGTGAAGAAGAACGGCCGGTGGAAGCTTTGATGGTTCTTAAATATGGTGGTGTGCTTACACATGCTGGTAGAAAACAG GCTGAGGAACTAGGAAGATATTTCCGGAATAATATGTATCCAG GAGAAGGTACAGGCCTGCTTCGCCTCCATAGTACATACCGCCATGATCTTAAGATTTACAGCTCTGATGAGGGTCGTGTGCAG ATGTCTGCAGCTGCATTTGCCAAAGGTCTTCTTGATCTTGAAGGGCAGCTAACACCAATCCTG GTTTCCCTTGTCAGCAAAGACTCCTCCATGTTGGATGGACTTGACAATGCCAGCATAGAAATGGAAGAAGCCAAG GCTCGGCTGAATGAAATCATTACCCGTAGTTCAAAGATAGTTTCTAGCAATGAAGCACCCGAAGTTCCTTGGATGGTTGATGGAGCTGGATTGCCACCCAATGCTTCAGAGTTGCTTCCCAAGTTG GTTAGTTTGATTAAGAAGGTTACGGAACAAGTTAGACAACTTGCCAAGGATGAAAATGAGAAACTTACAGACACGTGCTTAGATGATGTAATTCCTCCTTATGACCAAGCAAAAGCACTTGGAAAGACAAATATTGATGTTGATCGTATAGCAGCTGGATTACCTTGTGGTAGTGAAGGGTTTCTATTAATGTATGCTCGGTGGAAAAAGCTTGAAAGGGACTTGTATAATGAACGCAAGGA GCGCTTTGACATCACCCAAATTCCTGATGTCTATGATTCATGCAA ATATGATCTCTTGCACAATGCACATCTTAATCTTGAAGGATTGGATGAACTTTTCAAAGTTGCTCAG GCACTTGCTGATGGTGTGATCCCAAATGAATACGGAATTAATCCAAAGCAGAAGCTGAAGATTGGCTCAGAG ATTGCACGTAGATTATTGGGCAAAATTTTAATCGATCTGAGGAACACTCGTGAGGAAGCCCTTAGTGTTGCTGAGTTAAAGAGTAGCCAAGACCATGAGTCATCATCCACGAAAACTGAAAAGGAAGATCCGAAGCTTCTAAATAAGACTGATGAAGGGAGAAAATCCAGTATGAGCGATATGTCAATGGatcaagatgatgatgatgataaagaGACCAAATATCGTTTGGATCCAAA ATATGCAAATGTAAAGACACCCGAACGTCATGTGCGAACACGTTTATACTTCACATCA GAATCACATATCCATTCTCTCATGAATGTTCTTCGATATTGTAATTTGGATGATTCTCTTCAAGAAGAAGAGAGCCTTGTTTGCTATAATGCTCTGGAGCGCTTAAATAGAACAAAGGAGCTTGACTATATGAGCTACATTGTGCTTAGGTTGTTCGAAAACACCGAG GTGGCTTTAGAAGATCCAAAAAAGTTCCGCATAGAGCTGGCGTTTAGCCGTGGTGCTGATTTATCACCTTTAGAG GAAAATGATACTGAGGCTGCTTCACTGCGTCAGGAGCATACGCTGCCAATTATGGGTCCTGAAAGGCTACAAGAAATAGGATCATATCTCACATTgaaaaagatggagaagatgGTTCGTCCATTTGCTATGCCTGCAGAAGATTTTCCCCCACCATCAACACCTGCGGGATTCTCTGGCTATTTCTCAAAGAGTGTGCTCGAGCGTCTAGTAAATCTGTGGCCTTTTCATAAGCATGGAAATTCCAATGGGAAATAG
- the LOC130728467 gene encoding inositol hexakisphosphate and diphosphoinositol-pentakisphosphate kinase VIP2-like isoform X2 yields MTATVEEEAVAVKKITIGVCVMEKKVSSAPMEQILRRLQAFGEFEVIHFGDKVILEEPIERWPVCDCLVAFHSSGYPLKKAEAYAALRKPFLVNELEPQHLLHDRRKVYERLEMFGIPVPRYALVNREVPYQQLDYFIEEEDFVEVHGMRFWKPFVEKPIHGDNHSIMIYYPSSAGGGMKELFRKVGNRSSDFHPDVRRVRREGSYIYEEFMPTGGTDVKVYTVGPEYAHAEARKSPVVDGVVMRNPDGKEVRYPVLLTPAEKQMAREVCIAFRQSVCGFDLLRCEGRSYVCDVNGWSFVKNSHKYYDDAACVLRKMFLDAKAPHLSSAIPPTLPWKVNEPVQPSEGLTRQGSGIIGTFGQAEELRCVIAVIRHGDRTPKQKVKLKVTEEKLLNLMLKYNGGRPRAETKLKTAVQLQDLLDATRMLVPRTRPGRESDSEAEVEHGEKLRQVKAVLEEGGHFSGIYRKVQLKPLKWTKVTKNNGEGEEERPVEALMVLKYGGVLTHAGRKQAEELGRYFRNNMYPGEGTGLLRLHSTYRHDLKIYSSDEGRVQMSAAAFAKGLLDLEGQLTPILVSLVSKDSSMLDGLDNASIEMEEAKARLNEIITRSSKIVSSNEAPEVPWMVDGAGLPPNASELLPKLVSLIKKVTEQVRQLAKDENEKLTDTCLDDVIPPYDQAKALGKTNIDVDRIAAGLPCGSEGFLLMYARWKKLERDLYNERKERFDITQIPDVYDSCKYDLLHNAHLNLEGLDELFKVAQALADGVIPNEYGINPKQKLKIGSEIARRLLGKILIDLRNTREEALSVAELKSSQDHESSSTKTEKEDPKLLNKTDEGRKSSMSDMSMDQDDDDDKETKYRLDPKYANVKTPERHVRTRLYFTSESHIHSLMNVLRYCNLDDSLQEEESLVCYNALERLNRTKELDYMSYIVLRLFENTEVALEDPKKFRIELAFSRGADLSPLEENDTEAASLRQEHTLPIMGPERLQEIGSYLTLKKMEKMVRPFAMPAEDFPPPSTPAGFSGYFSKSVLERLVNLWPFHKHGNSNGK; encoded by the exons ATGGCCAGTATGTGATTGTTTGGTTGCTTTCCATTCCTCTGGATATCCCCTCAAAAAGGCTGAAGCATATGCTGCTTTGAGAAA ACCTTTTTTAGTAAATGAACTGGAGCCGCAACACCTTCTTCATGATCGAAGAAAAGTATATGAG CGTCTTGAAATGTTTGGGATCCCTGTTCCAAGATATGCCCTTGTAAATAGGGAAGTACCATACCAACAATTGGATTACTTCATTGAGGAAGAAGATTTTGTAGAGGTTCATGGTATGCGTTTCTGGAAGCCATTTGTGGAGAAGCCTATTCATG GTGATAACCACAGTATAATGATATACTATCCCAGTTCAGCTGGTGGAGGCATGAAGGAATTATTTAGGAAG GTTGGCAACAGGTCTAGTGACTTCCATCCCGATGTGAGAAGAGTGAGGCGTGAAGGCTCCTATATTTATGAAGAGTTCATGCCAACAGGAGGCACAGATGTTAAG GTGTACACAGTAGGCCCTGAATATGCTCATGCTGAGGCAAGGAAGTCCCCTGTTGTTGATGGTGTTGTTATGAGGAATCCCGATGGGAAGGAA GTCAGGTATCCAGTGTTACTGACTCCTGCTGAGAAACAAATGGCTAGAGAGGTTTGCATTGCATTCAGGCAATCG GTATGTGGATTTGATCTCCTGAGATGTGAGGGGCGCTCCTATGTTTGTGATGTGAATGGGTGGAGCTTtgtcaaaaattctcacaa ATATTATGATGATGCTGCCTGTGTGCTGCGGAAAATGTTTTTAGATGCAAAAGCACCTCATCTTTCTTCAGCAATTCCACCAACTTTACCATGGAAAGTAAATGAACCAGTCCAACCATCTGAGGGACTTACCCGTCAGGGTAGTGGTATTATTGGCACTTTTGGACAAGCTGAGGAACTACGATGTGTGATTGCTGTTATTCGTCA TGGTGATAGAACTCCTAAACAGAAGGTGAAGCTAAAAGTTACTGAGGAAAAGCTGCTGAACCTAATGTTGAAATACAATGGAGGCCGACCTAGAGCTGAG ACAAAGCTTAAAACTGCTGTTCAACTACAAGATCTGTTAGATGCTACACGCATGCTGGTTCCTCGTACCAG ACCAGGTCGAGAAAGTGATAGTGAGGCTGAAGTTGAACATGGTGAAAAGCTTCGTCAAGTCAAAGCTGTTCTTGAAGAG GGAGGACATTTCTCCGGCATATATAGAAAGGTTCAACTAAAGCCACTTAAATGGACCAAAGTAACAAAAAACAATGGTGAAGGTGAAGAAGAACGGCCGGTGGAAGCTTTGATGGTTCTTAAATATGGTGGTGTGCTTACACATGCTGGTAGAAAACAG GCTGAGGAACTAGGAAGATATTTCCGGAATAATATGTATCCAG GAGAAGGTACAGGCCTGCTTCGCCTCCATAGTACATACCGCCATGATCTTAAGATTTACAGCTCTGATGAGGGTCGTGTGCAG ATGTCTGCAGCTGCATTTGCCAAAGGTCTTCTTGATCTTGAAGGGCAGCTAACACCAATCCTG GTTTCCCTTGTCAGCAAAGACTCCTCCATGTTGGATGGACTTGACAATGCCAGCATAGAAATGGAAGAAGCCAAG GCTCGGCTGAATGAAATCATTACCCGTAGTTCAAAGATAGTTTCTAGCAATGAAGCACCCGAAGTTCCTTGGATGGTTGATGGAGCTGGATTGCCACCCAATGCTTCAGAGTTGCTTCCCAAGTTG GTTAGTTTGATTAAGAAGGTTACGGAACAAGTTAGACAACTTGCCAAGGATGAAAATGAGAAACTTACAGACACGTGCTTAGATGATGTAATTCCTCCTTATGACCAAGCAAAAGCACTTGGAAAGACAAATATTGATGTTGATCGTATAGCAGCTGGATTACCTTGTGGTAGTGAAGGGTTTCTATTAATGTATGCTCGGTGGAAAAAGCTTGAAAGGGACTTGTATAATGAACGCAAGGA GCGCTTTGACATCACCCAAATTCCTGATGTCTATGATTCATGCAA ATATGATCTCTTGCACAATGCACATCTTAATCTTGAAGGATTGGATGAACTTTTCAAAGTTGCTCAG GCACTTGCTGATGGTGTGATCCCAAATGAATACGGAATTAATCCAAAGCAGAAGCTGAAGATTGGCTCAGAG ATTGCACGTAGATTATTGGGCAAAATTTTAATCGATCTGAGGAACACTCGTGAGGAAGCCCTTAGTGTTGCTGAGTTAAAGAGTAGCCAAGACCATGAGTCATCATCCACGAAAACTGAAAAGGAAGATCCGAAGCTTCTAAATAAGACTGATGAAGGGAGAAAATCCAGTATGAGCGATATGTCAATGGatcaagatgatgatgatgataaagaGACCAAATATCGTTTGGATCCAAA ATATGCAAATGTAAAGACACCCGAACGTCATGTGCGAACACGTTTATACTTCACATCA GAATCACATATCCATTCTCTCATGAATGTTCTTCGATATTGTAATTTGGATGATTCTCTTCAAGAAGAAGAGAGCCTTGTTTGCTATAATGCTCTGGAGCGCTTAAATAGAACAAAGGAGCTTGACTATATGAGCTACATTGTGCTTAGGTTGTTCGAAAACACCGAG GTGGCTTTAGAAGATCCAAAAAAGTTCCGCATAGAGCTGGCGTTTAGCCGTGGTGCTGATTTATCACCTTTAGAG GAAAATGATACTGAGGCTGCTTCACTGCGTCAGGAGCATACGCTGCCAATTATGGGTCCTGAAAGGCTACAAGAAATAGGATCATATCTCACATTgaaaaagatggagaagatgGTTCGTCCATTTGCTATGCCTGCAGAAGATTTTCCCCCACCATCAACACCTGCGGGATTCTCTGGCTATTTCTCAAAGAGTGTGCTCGAGCGTCTAGTAAATCTGTGGCCTTTTCATAAGCATGGAAATTCCAATGGGAAATAG
- the LOC130728467 gene encoding inositol hexakisphosphate and diphosphoinositol-pentakisphosphate kinase VIP2-like isoform X3, translating to MNWSRNTFFMIEEKYMRYALVNREVPYQQLDYFIEEEDFVEVHGMRFWKPFVEKPIHGDNHSIMIYYPSSAGGGMKELFRKVGNRSSDFHPDVRRVRREGSYIYEEFMPTGGTDVKVYTVGPEYAHAEARKSPVVDGVVMRNPDGKEVRYPVLLTPAEKQMAREVCIAFRQSVCGFDLLRCEGRSYVCDVNGWSFVKNSHKYYDDAACVLRKMFLDAKAPHLSSAIPPTLPWKVNEPVQPSEGLTRQGSGIIGTFGQAEELRCVIAVIRHGDRTPKQKVKLKVTEEKLLNLMLKYNGGRPRAETKLKTAVQLQDLLDATRMLVPRTRPGRESDSEAEVEHGEKLRQVKAVLEEGGHFSGIYRKVQLKPLKWTKVTKNNGEGEEERPVEALMVLKYGGVLTHAGRKQAEELGRYFRNNMYPGEGTGLLRLHSTYRHDLKIYSSDEGRVQMSAAAFAKGLLDLEGQLTPILVSLVSKDSSMLDGLDNASIEMEEAKARLNEIITRSSKIVSSNEAPEVPWMVDGAGLPPNASELLPKLVSLIKKVTEQVRQLAKDENEKLTDTCLDDVIPPYDQAKALGKTNIDVDRIAAGLPCGSEGFLLMYARWKKLERDLYNERKERFDITQIPDVYDSCKYDLLHNAHLNLEGLDELFKVAQALADGVIPNEYGINPKQKLKIGSEIARRLLGKILIDLRNTREEALSVAELKSSQDHESSSTKTEKEDPKLLNKTDEGRKSSMSDMSMDQDDDDDKETKYRLDPKYANVKTPERHVRTRLYFTSESHIHSLMNVLRYCNLDDSLQEEESLVCYNALERLNRTKELDYMSYIVLRLFENTEVALEDPKKFRIELAFSRGADLSPLEENDTEAASLRQEHTLPIMGPERLQEIGSYLTLKKMEKMVRPFAMPAEDFPPPSTPAGFSGYFSKSVLERLVNLWPFHKHGNSNGK from the exons ATGAACTGGAGCCGCAACACCTTCTTCATGATCGAAGAAAAGTATATGAG ATATGCCCTTGTAAATAGGGAAGTACCATACCAACAATTGGATTACTTCATTGAGGAAGAAGATTTTGTAGAGGTTCATGGTATGCGTTTCTGGAAGCCATTTGTGGAGAAGCCTATTCATG GTGATAACCACAGTATAATGATATACTATCCCAGTTCAGCTGGTGGAGGCATGAAGGAATTATTTAGGAAG GTTGGCAACAGGTCTAGTGACTTCCATCCCGATGTGAGAAGAGTGAGGCGTGAAGGCTCCTATATTTATGAAGAGTTCATGCCAACAGGAGGCACAGATGTTAAG GTGTACACAGTAGGCCCTGAATATGCTCATGCTGAGGCAAGGAAGTCCCCTGTTGTTGATGGTGTTGTTATGAGGAATCCCGATGGGAAGGAA GTCAGGTATCCAGTGTTACTGACTCCTGCTGAGAAACAAATGGCTAGAGAGGTTTGCATTGCATTCAGGCAATCG GTATGTGGATTTGATCTCCTGAGATGTGAGGGGCGCTCCTATGTTTGTGATGTGAATGGGTGGAGCTTtgtcaaaaattctcacaa ATATTATGATGATGCTGCCTGTGTGCTGCGGAAAATGTTTTTAGATGCAAAAGCACCTCATCTTTCTTCAGCAATTCCACCAACTTTACCATGGAAAGTAAATGAACCAGTCCAACCATCTGAGGGACTTACCCGTCAGGGTAGTGGTATTATTGGCACTTTTGGACAAGCTGAGGAACTACGATGTGTGATTGCTGTTATTCGTCA TGGTGATAGAACTCCTAAACAGAAGGTGAAGCTAAAAGTTACTGAGGAAAAGCTGCTGAACCTAATGTTGAAATACAATGGAGGCCGACCTAGAGCTGAG ACAAAGCTTAAAACTGCTGTTCAACTACAAGATCTGTTAGATGCTACACGCATGCTGGTTCCTCGTACCAG ACCAGGTCGAGAAAGTGATAGTGAGGCTGAAGTTGAACATGGTGAAAAGCTTCGTCAAGTCAAAGCTGTTCTTGAAGAG GGAGGACATTTCTCCGGCATATATAGAAAGGTTCAACTAAAGCCACTTAAATGGACCAAAGTAACAAAAAACAATGGTGAAGGTGAAGAAGAACGGCCGGTGGAAGCTTTGATGGTTCTTAAATATGGTGGTGTGCTTACACATGCTGGTAGAAAACAG GCTGAGGAACTAGGAAGATATTTCCGGAATAATATGTATCCAG GAGAAGGTACAGGCCTGCTTCGCCTCCATAGTACATACCGCCATGATCTTAAGATTTACAGCTCTGATGAGGGTCGTGTGCAG ATGTCTGCAGCTGCATTTGCCAAAGGTCTTCTTGATCTTGAAGGGCAGCTAACACCAATCCTG GTTTCCCTTGTCAGCAAAGACTCCTCCATGTTGGATGGACTTGACAATGCCAGCATAGAAATGGAAGAAGCCAAG GCTCGGCTGAATGAAATCATTACCCGTAGTTCAAAGATAGTTTCTAGCAATGAAGCACCCGAAGTTCCTTGGATGGTTGATGGAGCTGGATTGCCACCCAATGCTTCAGAGTTGCTTCCCAAGTTG GTTAGTTTGATTAAGAAGGTTACGGAACAAGTTAGACAACTTGCCAAGGATGAAAATGAGAAACTTACAGACACGTGCTTAGATGATGTAATTCCTCCTTATGACCAAGCAAAAGCACTTGGAAAGACAAATATTGATGTTGATCGTATAGCAGCTGGATTACCTTGTGGTAGTGAAGGGTTTCTATTAATGTATGCTCGGTGGAAAAAGCTTGAAAGGGACTTGTATAATGAACGCAAGGA GCGCTTTGACATCACCCAAATTCCTGATGTCTATGATTCATGCAA ATATGATCTCTTGCACAATGCACATCTTAATCTTGAAGGATTGGATGAACTTTTCAAAGTTGCTCAG GCACTTGCTGATGGTGTGATCCCAAATGAATACGGAATTAATCCAAAGCAGAAGCTGAAGATTGGCTCAGAG ATTGCACGTAGATTATTGGGCAAAATTTTAATCGATCTGAGGAACACTCGTGAGGAAGCCCTTAGTGTTGCTGAGTTAAAGAGTAGCCAAGACCATGAGTCATCATCCACGAAAACTGAAAAGGAAGATCCGAAGCTTCTAAATAAGACTGATGAAGGGAGAAAATCCAGTATGAGCGATATGTCAATGGatcaagatgatgatgatgataaagaGACCAAATATCGTTTGGATCCAAA ATATGCAAATGTAAAGACACCCGAACGTCATGTGCGAACACGTTTATACTTCACATCA GAATCACATATCCATTCTCTCATGAATGTTCTTCGATATTGTAATTTGGATGATTCTCTTCAAGAAGAAGAGAGCCTTGTTTGCTATAATGCTCTGGAGCGCTTAAATAGAACAAAGGAGCTTGACTATATGAGCTACATTGTGCTTAGGTTGTTCGAAAACACCGAG GTGGCTTTAGAAGATCCAAAAAAGTTCCGCATAGAGCTGGCGTTTAGCCGTGGTGCTGATTTATCACCTTTAGAG GAAAATGATACTGAGGCTGCTTCACTGCGTCAGGAGCATACGCTGCCAATTATGGGTCCTGAAAGGCTACAAGAAATAGGATCATATCTCACATTgaaaaagatggagaagatgGTTCGTCCATTTGCTATGCCTGCAGAAGATTTTCCCCCACCATCAACACCTGCGGGATTCTCTGGCTATTTCTCAAAGAGTGTGCTCGAGCGTCTAGTAAATCTGTGGCCTTTTCATAAGCATGGAAATTCCAATGGGAAATAG